The window TGgcttttttcagtattttatgattttatagTACTagacaatataaaatataaagagaaataaaactttgaaaactgaaaagcagactGGAATTCATGGTATTATGCTTTTGCAGTGTAGTTGTTATAGCAGGTGATATCACATCTAAACTGCAGCTTTCATCTACAAATCTAAACACTCTGCAAAGTCAACCAGAAGGGCAAGCAAACCTTTAATTCTAGTCAGCATCTAAATCTGGCCTAGGATTTTTGAAACAAGTGAATATACATCATATACAGCATAAAAAGAGATCAATAAAGAAATTTGGAACCTACCAATACTGGTAGCGGGTGTCATGCACAAAACTGACCCTGCGTGTCATGCAATGATAGGTGAAAAAAGTGGATAAAGGGAAGAAACAGGTTAGCCGTTTAGAGTTAACATTCAAAGTGAGATTCAAGCATAACCACAGAGAAGTAAGTTAGTTAAATGAAACTGTAAGGTCATTCATAGTTTTGCTTTAACACAAAAAAAGGTGATTATGTTCTTACTAAACTTCTACCTGAGTATACTGTGTGACTTTTGGCATGTTTCTGTGTACGTACGAGATACTTcataaacttttttatttagtaCTTTTATCCTTTCACTTAGTACTTTTGCAGCAACGGGGTTTTGTTTACAGAAACATCTTTGGTTAATGATCACATTATTTGGGGATTTTAGAACTCGTTGCGTAACACAGCTTGGTGTTACGCAGGTCAACTTTCACCAACTTTTTGATGTGCAGCGGAGAAAGAAGTTAAAACGGAATTAGCCGATACTGTTCTGCCGGAGCTTTGCCAAATTTGCATTTGATGTCAATGTACTCGTTCTTAACACGACGACTGAGGTGGAGAGGTGCTTTCTGACCAAAGAAAATACTACTGGGACAAGTCCCCAAGCTGAACACCTCAGAGTGCGTAGCGTTCCAGCAAAAGTCTCCCAGCACACCTCAAAGATGCTCTGGAAGGACTGCTCACCCGCCGCGTGGTTTAGTTTCGGTGCCTAGTCCACCTTTAACCTTTCTGGGAAGACCgaatgaaacaaaagaatagCGTGTTTTCAGTACGGTGCATATAGCAAGCTGGTGACAGTGAGCAGGTAAGGAGACTAGTCCCATATACACGCATATTTGATACGAAGTCAAATATGCTTCCTGTATTCCTGCTTAATTACTACCGCAGCCATTTATCCGACCTTCATAGTAGCGGTGTAGCTATGAATGACCTTACCCAAGAACAGTCCCCGGAGAATACACAAAGTTCCTCCTCTAGAGGCTACAGAAACACTAACAAACAGCaatgggaagagagaaaagatctGTTGTTTTTAAGATCATTCATCAAACAATAAGGAGGAGGTGACAAAGCAATCAAACtgatgtaaaacaaacaaagtgCAGAACTTTGGAGGTAAGCCATGCTACGTCAAGCCCCACACTTTTCATTAGGGGAGCAAGTGGTtaagaaagcagagaagttaTATAAAACAATtaagttttatatatattccAGCAGCAAAACTTGTCTTAAAATTTAacttaacacacacacacacaaggaacacatttgaaaattatACTGGTTCAAAAAATATCACATAATCATTTAAAATCCAACAGATAATGTCATGCATTGCTCCTTAGACCTGTGTGGCATTACGGTCCTTACACCCACCAAATCCAACCTTCCCAGGAAACGTGGGAATATCAGATGCAGCATCTTTAACGAAAAGCTCATGGCGCCCACTCATATAGAGGGGGTTCTGCTTTCCTAACCTCCTCCCATACCCCACTCCTCTCTTTAACTTCCTTTCTAGGTGCTGATGGTGTTTGCAAAGAGCAGGAGGTTCAGCACCATGAGAAAGGTTTTCCACTCTGGGCCTGGGCTCATTCTGCTATGTTATccctctgtttcttctttttttttttttcttttcatgcacTTGTTTTGGGACTTGCCAGCAACTTGGGCCTTAAAGTTTGGTTCCAAGATCCACCCTTCCTACCATCAGAAATTTGTAAGATAAAACTATAATTGCAACCATTAGCTGGAAAAAAGGATGGAcaataaaaagcacaaagacTGAGCTACTTCAGGAAGCACGAGCACTCCAAAAGTCTGGAAAATATCCAAATgctatttcactgaaaaaggtTTACactactgtatttttccataGTTAATTTGAAATCCTTGGCAATTGCATACAATAGCGGTAAACCCTGAAAGGGAGTGCTTAAGAGAAGGAATAATGCGTATCATACTGCAAATTCTCAGGGTTaagttataaaataaatttgtggaAATTTCTGTATGTTTGTAAGCATGGGACAGTCTTCCATTCACGTCCGAATAGACAGTCtcacaatttatttattttttccaaacactCCCATAAATGTTCAGTATGTTTTCTGCCACAGATATTCTGGTGCACCAATGTGCTAAAAATACGGCATGCTATAACTTACTATTATAAATACAGGGGCAGGCTCCAAGGTTGTTACTCAGGCCTTGTTGCAAAATTCCATGAAGTCAATGccatctgtgtttgtttttatctttaaaaacatatgGGAATGCTGATAGATCGGGAAATCATCCCGTGTTTCATCTCATTCCTTGTTTAACCGACATTATTTCTATAAACTAAAATAACATCGCTGAAATGTCAAGCGCATTTGCAAACACATAGATTTAAACGATTCTGGAAGTTCACACTCGATAACATTCTGATACTAAGATACGTAATTTGTTAATTACAAATGAAATCGCAGAATTCAGTAGGCAGGATGTTTACCTTTGGGAAGTTTGGAGTGGGGGCGACTGACATAATTTAGAGGGTTATGTTGTTATTGTTTACACGAGTACCTGGcgcattctctctctctctctccctccctcgtGGTGTTAAAGAGAAGCCCTGCCACCAGCCACGGTGCAGTTCAAGCCATCTCTGAATGCTCTGATTTTTACAGAGTTCCGAGCACTGACATACAAATTAAGTTCACTCGTCTTTAGATCACACCTATGAAGAATTATAACCCCGGCTTATTAGCTGTAAATGCTAGGAAAAGCTCTGGTGGCGTTCCAAAACGAAAACCACAAAAACTCATCTGATGCCTCAAAGCCCTTtagtgcagctgcagggagcgATGCGTTTTGCTGGCGCATCCACGCGGGTATCGACCGGAAGGTCGCAGCTGGTGCTCCCCTTCTCGCTCCGCTCACGCGCGGCCGGGGTCATCCCCACGGCTGCAAAACAGCACCCGAGGGAGCAGGAGGATGCGCCTCGGCCACGGTACGCTTCCTGTGGCATCTCTGAAGCGTCACGCTTTTCCCAGCATTTTTGTTAGCGGAACTTTGCCCTCTCGTCTCCTAGGAGAGCGCTGGCAGATAAAAGTCAAAATCCAGCCAATTTAAGGTAGGGGAAAAAGGGGCAAACTCTGGACAATGATGAAGGAGGGTATGCACGTGAAAAGCAGCCTAAGGGCACGTTGCAATTTCTGCTCGAATTCTCGTGCTGTGCGGGAGGAGTTAATAGCTGTAAATATCCGTGCAGGCTTCACCTCGAGTAGGGCAGGGAGCATCATAAAACCTTCTGTTAAGGGCAACTGCCTGACACAGAGGCTGGCTAAGGAATGCTAAATTGGTTCAATGTGGGTACAACATACCTGTTGGGATAAACGCTGCGTGTTGCTGCAACTGAGCATTGGCAAGAGCCTGTTGATAGTGCAAGACACTGGGATTGAAAACGGCACTGGCACCATTGCTTTTTTCAAGTGCTTGTCTCTTTGGTAAAGGGTGAAGAACACCAGGAGGAAAGGCCTGTAAATAAGAAAGTTAGTTAAAACGGCATCACTTTTAAGACGTTGTCCGTAACATATACGTAAATACAGAaacttattattttttaaagcgGCTAAAGATGCCTCGCCATGCATATTAACTCAAAGCACAGCAATGTAAAATGAGTGAAATTTTGTTATTGATAGCAAAAGCATGGTACTATTAACCTAAAACTGTAGCAGCACAACTACTGAAAAGAAAGGCCTTTAAAGCAACGAAAATGGCATTGCCTTTAAATAGGTTTTCAAATAttacagggagaaaaaaccaCTTGTGTTTCATTgccaagtattttctttttttaatttaagtatCGTTTCCTATTATTATACACATTAATGGATTACGTTAAGCGTTTTCAATTACAGAAGCAGTTTTATCTCAATTCGACTTTTCATGagaggatatttaaaaaaatgaaaccatgtTAGGAACCAAACTAAATCGTCTGCGTTTATTACGTATGAGAATGAGATGGATAAATAGAGTTTCCGGTAAATTAACGAGTATGTGAAATCATTTCCGGTTGATGTTTGAAAGTAAAGCGATACAAATTTCATTAGTTGCTtctctgagagaaaaaaaaataataataataaaaaaaaattaaagaaaagctaCATGCAAAGCAAAAGGTGAAAGGTCAAAGTACCAGGTCTACAGTTGCTTCGAGAGGTCGCTTCATTGCTTTGGCAGTCGACTGAGTCTTTTAATAACAGGCAGCGAGCACATGATGGCAGTGGGCCAATGGGATTCAAGCGAATTAACATACAGGTAAACAGCAAGCAGAGGTGCATCATGGGAACGGCATTGCATTTGTGGATaggtgagaaggaaaaaaatattctgaatgcAATATACAACATACAAAACACTAGGCAtgcacaacaacaaaaatgtcttCTAAAGAAATGAATATTACATTTCGAATTAGTACCGAAGCAAAAATGCATCTACTATACCTTAGTTAAAAGCATATAAGAGAGTAAAATATAGATGTTTGAAATTCAGGAAAGTTGAGTACAACAGCAGCTTGCAGACACTATTAAGCATCGTATAAACACTTCACAGAGATGCAGAAAGTTTTAAGGATACGCCTATAAGAATTCCTGATAAGTTAGTTAAGTCACATTTTCAAGCGGAAAAATCAATTTGGAAGGCTACATTTTCCAATACAAAGCACTAGTGAAAGTTGTAATGCATTACGAATGCTACTAATATCAGTGCTTGCAAGGTGAGGGTCTTTTAATTAAGAGAAATGCGTCATTCAATAGATTTGGGAGTCAAAATGAGAGAGGTTCTCCTTTTCCAATACAAAGCAGAATAAGTAATATGTCTAGTTACACTAACTTAtcattaattccttttttattcccctACAGCTGGGCcatttttgtagatttttttttttcccttataacTTACCACATTATattgagaggggaaaaaaaagtctttcagaatttaaaacatattttctaaattttgcTACAACCTTCAGTACTAGCTTCAGGAGCAGGGAGTAAAAATACTGCTCTCAGTTCATAAACAAACATTAACGTACGAGATATGATACTAGTccaatattattatttttttaaaagaaaatatttaggcATAGTACATAGgcatatacatgtatgtatactTCCATAACAACATCAAATTATGGCTGATATGATGGCATTCTGTAAAAAATCTTctcatataaaatattattttcaagttGTACAGTGTAAATAATTCTTACAAACGTTTAGCAAGAAAGGAAGATTTActtcaaaatcagaatttttacttttgttttttaaacacaggcTGATATTTAGCTCTTTTTAGGATATGCAGATTATGCCTATCTTGACAACAGTATGTGGAAATAGGGaacaaaagtggaaaaaaaaaaagacgacaaGGCACAAAATGCCGATAAAAAATTTATAGTCACAAGATTAGCTAGTGCCAACAGGATATTTTGCAGGATAGCCCTTGCCTATATTCTTTGTTCCTGGCTTTGCTGCACCTACGTTGCATGAGGCTTCCCAACACCCACTCCATCTCCCCTTCAGCACGCTTCTGGATTACGTACCCTGATCTACAGGATCTGCTCATCGGTCTGGGTCCAAGACTCCGACATAAAAAGAAACACCTGGTGCAAAGTGAGGATCTGGAGAACCTTCTTGCAACTAAGCAGGGTGCTGTGCAGCCGACCCCCCATGGGCACCCCCGCAGGGGACATCACTCTGTCTGCTCAGGGCACAGCCTCAGATCCACTCTGCATCCACCACGGGTGGAAGTCTACACAGAGGTGAAGCATTACGACTGAATTCAGCGTTATGTGATGATGAAGTCCAGAAATTCAAATCAACATCATTAAGAGTAATGCGATTCAGTTAATTACCTTTATTATCCAAATGCAGATCTTATCTGATCTCACTCGTTAACTTATTATCTCTGTGTTTATGATTGCCTTTCTCCACTTCTTCTCTATGCTCTTCCTAACCTCACCTCCCCATTTTGAAGCTTTCTGCTGGCTTTCCCCTCATCTTCCACAGCAAATTCAGTCTCACGGTTTTCCCAACCTGAAGGCTTCACCTTGATCTGTTTCTAGACGTACTCATCAACTTTCTTTCCATGTAGTCTCCCCCTCTCTTCAGGCTTTGAGACCGACTGtccatttttctctcccactttcatcttttctctcattttgtCCTGACAGTAAaacctcctttccctctttctaTTCCATCAGGTAATCTCCTGCTCAACATTTGATCTCCTACATAACtaacaaccaaaaaaatcaatagctacagactggagaggaaaagcctatggaaaggaaataaaggtaataataaaaatgatcaAACACACCGAGGCATAGTACTTGTCTGCCGTATGTCACATTGGCAGGCTATAATATCTCCTGGAATACGAGCAAGAACCACACAGCGTAGGTCTGCACGGATGTGCAGGGAACTCCTGACTAAACTCAAACTCAAGAagaggtggaagcagggacagatgCCCGAGGAGGAACAGGGACACAGACTGAGCATGCAGGGATGGGTTAGGAGAGCCAAAGACCACCTGGAGCtgaatctggcaagggatgtgaaggacaacaagaagggcttctccAAGTCTATCAGcaacaaaaggaagatgagggaaaatgttgCCCCCCGCTGCTGAATGGGGCAGGCGACCTGGTGacacaggacatggaaaaggctgaggtactgaaTGTCTTCTCCACTTCAGTCTTCACTGGTAAGACTGGCCTTAAGGCCAGTGGGAGACCAGTGGAAAAGTCTGAAGCGAGGAAGATTTACCCTCACAGGAGGAGGATCAGGGTAGGGAACATTTGATCAAACCGGATGTACACAAACCCATAGAAGCTGACAGGATGTACCGACGGGTGCTGAGAGAGCTGGCCAGCGTCACTGCAAGGTCACTcttaattatctttgaaaggtcacTGTGGCTGGGGGATGTTCCCAAAGAACGTAAATGGCACTCCTATCTTcaaaaagggcaggaaggaaggtcTGAGGAATGACAGGTTGGTCAACCTCATCTCAGACCCTGGAAAAGTGATCGAGCAAATCCTCCTGAAAACCATCTTCAAGCACATGAAAGCCAAGAAGATGATGCAGAGCAGTGAGCATAGATTTATGAAGGGGAAATTGTGCTTACCCAACCTGACAACCTTCTACAATGAGACTGGCTTGATAGGTGAGGGGATAGCAATAGATGTTGTTTCTCTTGACTTCAGAAAGGTTTTCAACACTGCCTCCCATTCCATCCTCATAAACAAACTTAGTATGGGCTAAGTAGGAAACAGTTAGATGGATTGAAAATTGGCTCAACTGCCAGGCTGAAAGGGTTGTGATCAGTAACACAAAGCCCAGCTGGAGGCTGGCCACAGTCACTAGTGATGTAAAACTTGGAGGAGTGGTTGACACACACGATAGATGTGCTGCCACTCAGAGAGACCTGgaaaggctggagaaatgggcacAGAGGAACATCACTAAGttcaacaaaaggaaatacGAAGCCTTGCACCTGgagaggaacaaccccaggcaccaggacatgctgggggccacccagctggaaagcagcttgacAGAAAAGGCCCTCGatgtcctggtggacaccaagttgaacataaGCCAGCAAAgcaccctcacagcaaaggCAGCCGACAATGTCCTGGGCTACATTAGGAAGAACAtcaccagcaggtcaagggaggtgattcgtCCCGTGTACTCAGCAGTGATGAGGCTGCATGTGGAGCACTACATCTGGGTCTGGAGGTCTCAGTACATACTAGATATACTAGAAAACAGTAccatgaagggactggagcacctctcatatgaggaaaggctgagagagatgggactgttcagcctggagaagagaagatgcAGGGGAATCTCATcagtgtatataaatacctgatgggggAGTGAAGATGGaaccagactcttctcagtggtgccctgtgacaggacaagaggcaatgggaacaaatttaaatacaagaaattccatttcaatgtaattttttgtttttactataAGCATTATTTAACCATGGAGCAGGCTGACATGAAAAGTTGCGGAGACTTGATCCCTGGAAGCTTTCAAAAGCCAGCTAGGCCTGTCCTGGGCAATGTGCTCTATCTTACCTTGCTTAACCAGGGGGGGGTTGGATTAcacaatctccagaggtctttCCAACACCAACTATAAATTCACGTTTTAATTTACGTTGTACATTCTCCACTGACTTTTTATCCTGTCTGATGCACCACATGAATATTTGGAGCTCCCTGAGTACAATGATGGATGACACTGCCTTCTAATGGACTTCACACTTAAGCTGTACATGACCTACAGCCTCTTTCACAGtgtctttccccttcctttttacTTCAAATGATGGGGTCACCTAAGATCCCTGAGTAAAAATTCCTTAACTTCAACGTACAGAAATATAGACTGAACATTTTCTACAAGGGCTGCAGAATGCCTTGACCTTCAATGGTCTTACAAGCTTTGCCTACAGTGCTCTAACCCTATCCACAACGGTCACTGATACGAGCACCCTCTGGACCAAAGCAATGCAGCCAGCTCCCCAGCCAGGAAGGAAAACCTCTTGGACACAATTTCAACCTGGGAGCAACCTGCAAGTGAACCCTACAGGTaagtatttgtatttctgccttACTTTTGCTCTCTAGATCCAACTGAGTATTCTTGGTCATTCTTGGGTGGCCTTACAGGCATGTGCCTTTTCTACCACTTTTTTGCTGTTAGTGCCATTCCAGTGATTTTTCATTGACTCTGATTGTTTCAAAtctatattaaataaaaaaacaattGGATtgtaaaaaatcttttctgtttggtAGTCTAAATATgccattaaaatattctgtacatatttttctgcaaaaagatACCCTGAATTACAGGTCCCTGCCTTCTTCTCCTGTGACATTAGAATGCTAACATTTCAATTCGGTGTTTCCAAAAATGCTTCCTCTTGCTTTGAGGCTAATAAAATTCCAATTATGGCTTATTTAAAATCACAGGATATATATCCAACTATTACTGAAGcccaaaaaaattaatcctttcgtctgtctcctttcttctttagtATATTGCATAGAAATATTACATTCTCTAAATGGAGAATAAATATTGCACAATAGAAGCTAATTAGAATGAAAAAACAATCTCCTTTGCTTTAATTTCCAGATGGTATTCAATTTCTGCAAGCACAGGAAAGTTTAACTAAAAATCACCCAGTTTGAAACAGAGACTGGGGATACTGTAGGAGAAAGACTATTAAAACTTAAGAAATGTTCTGTTTGGACATTTACTTTCTTCCATAACTTACCCTTTGTCCCTCAAAAAGTCCGGACTATGCTAATTTGCTAAATACAATAGCTTGGGGTAGTTATATACTGTACTGCATTGTGTTTCTGGTAGGCTTTTTACCCAGAGAATAACTGTATTGTCTATAACTATTGTATGCACTGCCCACAAGTCCACAAACCACATCTGCTTAATTATTCGTCCACTGCCAGCAACGAGGACAATGATTCTTTGATTTGCTGCCAGCAATTTGGTCTCCCAAGTCAGATCCTGCATGCTTGATTTATTTAACTTTATCAATACCACTCTATTTAAATTTATCAACTTTCCTGGTAGCAACCTTAAGAGATATACAATACTGGTAAATGGATGGGCTGACTTGTCTGAACAGTTTTCAGTAAGATCTTAAAGTATCTGAAAATAGAAAGCCCTCCCTCAATATCTTTTCTTCTGACTATAGTTACTATGCTTTTCCTTAATGATTCCCATTTTAGTTTACTACTTTTAAACCCTGTTTTTCTAATAGAAAAATTGTATCTTAGAGAGATTCAGGTAACTTGCCCACAACAGTGGGAGAGGCAAGAGAAGTCTCTAGGTGTGAGATTCATCTAACCAAATTTCAAAAAGATATAGTCGACGCTTTTTAGTCAGCAGGGACAGGCGCATATCTGCAGAGGGCGGTTCTTTCTCATCCTCAGACAGGCACTAGTGGTAGATCAGATGAATGTGCTGGTTTTTCTCCACTACCTATAAACCGAGACCAAGGTGGCTAGGCTAGGCTCGGCTCAGTCATCTGTCTGACATCTAAGGTGGGGGGAGTCGAATCCTAATACAGGTTTCTTTTCTACTACCAATCTCTGAggcaaaagcttttcttttctctttgcttttcttccttttcttccaaatttccaCATGTATATCTGTCATCAAAGAGCAAAAACAGTGTATGTGCCCCTATTTTCCAGAGGACACAAGCatatcagttttatttctgcttggAAATACTAGGGGCAAATTTAATGTATAATCAAGGCAAAGAACAGAAGTGGTATAGAGTGTCATTTGCTTCACTGTCTTGGATAGaaatacagcattaaaataagggcataaagaaaaaaagtgcttccTCCCATCAAGCAATagtaataattttataaattcttatcttttaccaaaacaaacaaacaaaaaaaaaagaggcaaaagagaaaagaaagtataaGCAAACAGCATTAAATTGAAGCAAAATAGGCATCAAAGAGCTTCTGTCAAGAAAAGGCAGCCATATATGCCAGCACTTACCATCACAGTCGCAGCTGCcgcagctgcctgggctgccACCGCAGCCTGGTTGGCTTGGTGTTGCGCCGCTTTGATTTTGGCCTGCAAATGTGCAGGAGGGTGAAAATACTTGCATTTCTCCCTCATGCAACGACCTTTTATGTAATCCATACACACGGTTACGGTGTTGTCGTTTGTGTCAATCATTGTGCTGTCTGCCGGATGCGCAAAGCGGCAATCAGTCTCTCCACGCGCACAGTTTCCCCGCTGGAACTCCCTGCACACCTACGTGCAAAACAACACGTGTTGCAGGGGAAGAGCACGGTGCAATGCgaaagggcagggagagccccGCGCCCCCAAAAGACAGACCTGCCCCCTTCCCCGCTTAGTTCAAGTTTTTCTGCGGATTCAATTTAATAAACCCTTCATCTTCTTCTGAGAGAGGGAAATGCATCTGTTTTACCCTTACATGCTTGGCTCCTCAGGTAGCTCTGCGGTACAGCAGCTAAATGAACTTGACGTGCAATAGAAACATTCCCAAAcgcctttcctttttcctgtctAGAAAACACCTGGGAAGGACACTTACTGAAGTAACTGGCCCTGCAAAACTAGCTGGGAATCACAAAATATTCAGTCCCTTCCTGACTACACTTTATATTCTTGCAGCTCCACTGGTAGGGAAGGAGTTCCTCTTGCTGAGACTGGGGGAAGATATGCATCAGATGCACTGTATCTTTTACGGGGTCTACAAATAAAATGGAGAGcctccttaaaaataattttcaaaagttgTCAGAATGAACGTGCTGATTTTCCTAAGAAGAAATGTGCTCTGGACACTAGTGCTTAGTGCTTTTGGGAAAGGACATTCATTTCTCCAAGAACCTTTTGGCCTGCTCGTGTACTTGGATGACAGGTTCCGCTGAGCCCAGCCACGCGGAGATCCATCGACATGCAGGAGGCTCTGCACATAGCTGGGGGCTTGCCCCTTCCGCCTGCTGCAGGGTTGGTAACATTTGACATCCTCATTTCTAGCTCAAGGCTGAAAGGCAATACCATTCCCCTAATATCGACCCAAAAGGCTACAAAATTCCCCTAATGTCAATGCAtaaaaaccaggacagaattAATACTGCCATAAAAACGTGCCATTAGATATTTCATCAAGGCATACCTTTACACGTATGCGTACTTGAGGTATTTTGGAGGAGATGAACTTTCCAAATGATGCAAATTCATGTTGATGTCTGTGTATTAAATTTGAGTGAACGCACtaccttaaaaataacagtgtTTAATTACCACTGGCTGCAAGCGTAGAAATCCTGCCTGGTTACAAGGTCTTTATTTGTAGCAACTAAATTTAAGCATCGTTTCTAAAACAATAGAGTTTTTCCCTCCAGGATCTTTCACACTGTCTAACCGAGGATTGTATTTCTAGTCACGGCGGTGTCTACAGTACCTCCAGTTTATCAGTCCTGAGGAGTTTCTGGGTAGCAGTTGAACCGGGGACTGACACCGGTGGACTTCCAGGAACAATGACAGGCGGCGTGGGTAGGATCTCAGTCGGGACTAAGCCAACTCCCGGTGTTACTGGCGTTAGGTAAGGAGCAAAGCTAATAGCCGTGTTCGTTCCTATTGTGGGACCCACTGGAAATGTGggctgcaaaaggaaaacacagaccaagatgaaaaaaaaaccaaaccaaccccttAATCAAGAGCTTACTAGCTGTCTTTTGCATGTTCTTTCTGGTGCTGattcattttcttaatgaaaaaatttCAAACAGCTGGCAAAACACACAGCATACTCTCTTCTTTTAATCACGTAACACATTCCAGCGGCAGACGAAGAACCGCCTTTGTAGCTCTATTATTGGAAAAGAGGTTGCCGACGCAAAGGAAGTCGTACTTTGAACCTGAATCTCTATGGAGGTCCAGCTTACAGTGCAGGCTTATTTACACATCTAAAAGTAGAAATAGCATAGactttgctgccttttctcaatatctgttttccttgggaaaacAGGCTATTTTTCAAAGTACCAGATTTCATAGGTGAAGCGTTATTAACTATATTAAAGCTGTATTTCTAATAAGAGTATATATAATGAGTTCTTTGGCATGTAACTTCCATCTGTTTGCATGCTGTATTTTGCCACCTCCTGCAATTATATGTTACTATGGCTCACACATCTAAAAACCTCACCTTTGCGAATGTTTGTGTGCTCAGCTGTCACCAGTGGCAAGCAGAATAAATATTATAATCTCAGCTGGACACAATATTTAGAAAGGGATTATTCAGGCTT of the Grus americana isolate bGruAme1 chromosome 1, bGruAme1.mat, whole genome shotgun sequence genome contains:
- the MBNL2 gene encoding muscleblind-like protein 2 isoform X6 — encoded protein: MALNVAPVRDTKWLTLEVCRQFQRGTCSRSDEECKFAHPPKSCQVENGRVIACFDSLKGRCTRENCKYLHPPTHLKTQLEINGRNNLIQQKTAAAMLAQQMQFMFPGTPLQPVPTFPVGPTIGTNTAISFAPYLTPVTPGVGLVPTEILPTPPVIVPGSPPVSVPGSTATQKLLRTDKLEVCREFQRGNCARGETDCRFAHPADSTMIDTNDNTVTVCMDYIKGRCMREKCKYFHPPAHLQAKIKAAQHQANQAAVAAQAAAAAATVMAFPPGVLHPLPKRQALEKSNGASAVFNPSVLHYQQALANAQLQQHAAFIPTDNPEIAGRSGTECHEASLRTAKHGYCTYYPVSSSLELPQTAC
- the MBNL2 gene encoding muscleblind-like protein 2 isoform X3, with protein sequence MALNVAPVRDTKWLTLEVCRQFQRGTCSRSDEECKFAHPPKSCQVENGRVIACFDSLKGRCTRENCKYLHPPTHLKTQLEINGRNNLIQQKTAAAMLAQQMQFMFPGTPLQPVPTFPVGPTIGTNTAISFAPYLTPVTPGVGLVPTEILPTPPVIVPGSPPVSVPGSTATQKLLRTDKLEVCREFQRGNCARGETDCRFAHPADSTMIDTNDNTVTVCMDYIKGRCMREKCKYFHPPAHLQAKIKAAQHQANQAAVAAQAAAAAATVMTQSTAKAMKRPLEATVDLAFPPGVLHPLPKRQALEKSNGASAVFNPSVLHYQQALANAQLQQHAAFIPTDNPEIAGRSGTECHEASLRTAKHGYCTYYPVSSSLELPQTAC
- the MBNL2 gene encoding muscleblind-like protein 2 isoform X4; this encodes MALNVAPVRDTKWLTLEVCRQFQRGTCSRSDEECKFAHPPKSCQVENGRVIACFDSLKGRCTRENCKYLHPPTHLKTQLEINGRNNLIQQKTAAAMLAQQMQFMFPGTPLQPVPTFPVGPTIGTNTAISFAPYLTPVTPGVGLVPTEILPTPPVIVPGSPPVSVPGSTATQKLLRTDKLEVCREFQRGNCARGETDCRFAHPADSTMIDTNDNTVTVCMDYIKGRCMREKCKYFHPPAHLQAKIKAAQHQANQAAVAAQAAAAAATVMTQSTAKAMKRPLEATVDLAFPPGVLHPLPKRQALEKSNGASAVFNPSVLHYQQALANAQLQQHAAFIPTVPMMHNATAATVSAATTPATSVPFAATATANQIILK
- the MBNL2 gene encoding muscleblind-like protein 2 isoform X9, translated to MALNVAPVRDTKWLTLEVCRQFQRGTCSRSDEECKFAHPPKSCQVENGRVIACFDSLKGRCTRENCKYLHPPTHLKTQLEINGRNNLIQQKTAAAMLAQQMQFMFPGTPLQPVPTFPVGPTIGTNTAISFAPYLTPVTPGVGLVPTEILPTPPVIVPGSPPVSVPGSTATQKLLRTDKLEVCREFQRGNCARGETDCRFAHPADSTMIDTNDNTVTVCMDYIKGRCMREKCKYFHPPAHLQAKIKAAQHQANQAAVAAQAAAAAATVMTQSTAKAMKRPLEATVDLAFPPGVLHPLPKRQALEKSNGASAVFNPSVFTHDAQRYGRHCLCSNNSCNKCSLRRNSHSKSDNPEIAGRSGTECHEASLRTAKHGYCTYYPVSSSLELPQTAC